In Pseudoliparis swirei isolate HS2019 ecotype Mariana Trench chromosome 2, NWPU_hadal_v1, whole genome shotgun sequence, the following are encoded in one genomic region:
- the LOC130199881 gene encoding uncharacterized protein LOC130199881 isoform X6 yields MCNKCKKKGATAGCEVKRCKKSYHYPCAVQDGAHSVEDAAQGEFGLYCFKHYQQKTQSRSHDVSLNGRPDPFTRCRPAKRASEPGSSEVRLMDVSSTQVAHDFISALFSGADYCTILQPNFDSCSVNVMIFLESESDTKAHLLSHDIHCAPEVYCPTCKKTEGHISVDSLSRSIIVSYCHKHAPATRRRNANGDSTSARRTLARRPSACSSDSNSSSKRKLSFRDKQEATTSKRSGWNVMLTDNSSNSDGSDSEMDIFAPLDTDFAESANSVPEARVSLLLCLSDVIVRGGRCSII; encoded by the exons TAACAAATGTAAGAAGAAAGGTGCCACTGCGGGGTGTGAAGTCAAGCGCTGCAAGAAGTCGTACCACTACCCGTGTGCCGTTCAAGACGGAGCTCATAGTGTTGAGGATGCAGCCCAGGGAGAGTTTGG GCTGTACTGCTTCAAGCACtaccaacaaaaaacacaaagtagGA gTCACGACGTCTCCTTAAACGGACGCCCCGACCCCTTCACTCGGTGCCGACCCGCCAAAAGAGCGAGTGAACCCGGCTCCTCTGAAGTGAGACTGATGGACGTATCTTCTACACAAGTGGCACATGACTTTATTAGTGCATTATTTTCAGGGGCGGATTATTGCACAATTTTACAGCCTAATTTTGACAGTTGCTCTGTCAATGTGATGATTTTCTTAGAGTCAGAGTCCGACACTAAAGCGCATTTATTAAGTCATGATATCCATTGTGCTCCCGAGGTGTATTGCCCCACCTGTAAGAAGACGGAAGGACACATCAGCGTGGACAGTCTGTCCAGAAGCATCATCGT GTCTTATTGTCACAAACACGCTCCTGCGACACGTCGGAGGAATGCCAACG GGGATTCGACTTCGGCCAGGCGGACTTTGGCCAGGCGACCGTCGGCGTGCAGCAGCGACTCCAACTCCTCTTCCAAG AGAAAGTTGAGTTTCAGAGacaa GCAGGAAGCGACCACGTCCAAACGTAGCGGCTGGAACGTCATGTTAACGGACAATTCTTCAAATTCAG aTGGGAGCGACTCAGAAATGGATATATTTGCCCCCTTGGACACGGATTTCGCCGAAAGTGCAAACTCCGTTCCAGAGGCCCGAGTtagtctgctcctctgcctcagTGACGTCATCGTGAGAGGCGGAAGATGCTCAATAATCTGA